Proteins encoded by one window of Streptomyces clavuligerus:
- a CDS encoding peroxiredoxin, with the protein MAIEAGTRAPEFALRDNHGRTVRLADLRGERNVVLVFYPFAFTGVCTGELRALQDALPSFAAAGAEVLAVSNDSIHTLRVYGEQEGLDLPLLSDFWPHGEVSRAYGVFDEEKGCAVRGTFVIDRAGTVRWTVVNALSDARDTTDYLTALRAL; encoded by the coding sequence ATGGCGATCGAGGCCGGTACCAGGGCTCCGGAGTTCGCGCTGCGGGACAACCACGGCCGGACCGTGCGCCTCGCCGACCTCCGCGGTGAGCGGAACGTCGTGCTCGTCTTCTATCCGTTCGCCTTCACCGGGGTCTGCACCGGTGAGCTGCGGGCGCTCCAGGACGCGCTGCCGTCGTTCGCCGCCGCCGGCGCCGAGGTGCTGGCCGTCTCCAACGACTCCATCCACACCCTGCGGGTCTACGGGGAGCAGGAGGGCCTGGACCTTCCGCTGCTGTCGGACTTCTGGCCGCACGGCGAGGTCTCGCGGGCGTACGGCGTGTTCGACGAGGAGAAGGGGTGCGCGGTGCGCGGGACCTTCGTGATCGACAGGGCGGGCACGGTCCGCTGGACCGTCGTCAACGCCCTGTCCGACGCGCGGGACACCACGGACTACCTCACCGCGCTGCGGGCGCTCTGA
- the aceE gene encoding pyruvate dehydrogenase (acetyl-transferring), homodimeric type, producing MASGSDGNPIIIGGLPSQVPDFDPEETREWLDSLDAAVDQRGRERARYLMLRLIERAREKRVAVPEMRSTDYVNTIATRDEPFFPGNEEIERRVLNATRWNAAVMVSRAQRPGIGVGGHIATFASSASLYDVGFNHFFRGKDEGDGGDQIFFQGHASPGIYARAFLLDRLTEAQLDAFRQEKSKAPDGLSSYPHPRLMPDFWEFPTVSMGLGPLGAIYQARMNRYLQARGIADTSRSHVWAFLGDGEMDEPESLGQLTIAAREGLDNLTFVVNCNLQRLDGPVRGNGKIIQELESVFRGAGWNVIKLVWDRSWDPLLAQDRDGVLVNKLNTTPDGQFQTYATETGAYIREHFFGGDHRLRAMVGGMTDEQILHLGRGGHDHRKVFAAFQAAKEHRGQPTVVLAQTVKGWTLGPNFEGRNATHQMKKLTVDDLKGFRDRLHLPITDARLESGPPPYYHPGRGSEEIQYMHDRRRALGGYVPTRVVRARPLTLPGDTAYAAVRKGSGQQSIATTMAFVRLLKDLMRDKGIGRRFVLIAPDEYRTFGMDSFFPSAKIYNPLGQQYEAVDRDLLLAYKESPTGQMLHDGISEAGCTASLIAAGSSYATHGEHLIPVYVFYSMFGFQRTGDQFWQMADQLARGFVLGATAGRTTLTGEGLQHADGHSQLLASTNPGCVAYDPAFGFEIAHIVKDGLRRMYGEAPEDVFYYLTVYNEPIQHPAEPADVDVEGILRGVHRFRAGTAGAVPAQILASGVAVPWALEAQRLLAEEWDVRADVWSATSWNELRREAVAAEEHNLLHPEEEQRVPYVTRKLSGAEGPFVAVSDWMRSVPDQISRWVPGRWTSLGADGFGFADTRGAARRFFHIDAQSIVLAVLTELARDGKVDRSALKQAVDRYRLLDVRAADPGAAGGDA from the coding sequence GTGGCTTCCGGATCAGATGGCAACCCGATCATCATTGGCGGCCTCCCCAGCCAGGTCCCGGACTTCGACCCGGAGGAGACCCGGGAGTGGCTGGACTCACTCGACGCGGCCGTGGACCAGCGGGGCCGGGAGCGGGCCCGCTATCTGATGCTCCGGCTGATCGAGCGCGCCCGGGAGAAGCGGGTCGCCGTACCGGAGATGCGCAGCACGGACTATGTGAACACCATCGCGACCCGGGACGAGCCGTTCTTCCCCGGCAACGAGGAGATCGAACGGCGGGTCCTCAACGCCACCCGGTGGAACGCGGCGGTGATGGTGTCCCGGGCGCAGCGCCCCGGGATCGGTGTCGGCGGGCACATCGCGACCTTCGCCTCCTCCGCCTCCCTCTACGACGTGGGTTTCAACCACTTCTTCCGGGGCAAGGACGAGGGCGACGGCGGTGACCAGATCTTCTTCCAGGGCCATGCCTCGCCCGGTATCTACGCCCGCGCGTTTCTGCTCGACCGGCTGACGGAGGCGCAGCTCGACGCGTTCCGCCAGGAGAAGTCGAAGGCGCCGGACGGTCTCTCCAGCTATCCGCACCCCCGGCTGATGCCGGACTTCTGGGAGTTCCCCACGGTCTCCATGGGGCTGGGTCCGCTCGGCGCGATCTACCAGGCGCGGATGAACCGCTATCTCCAGGCCCGGGGCATCGCCGACACCTCGCGCTCCCATGTCTGGGCCTTCCTCGGCGACGGCGAGATGGACGAGCCGGAGTCGCTGGGGCAGCTCACCATCGCCGCGCGGGAGGGGCTGGACAATCTGACCTTCGTGGTCAACTGCAACCTCCAGCGCCTCGACGGCCCGGTCCGCGGCAACGGAAAGATCATCCAGGAGCTGGAGTCCGTCTTCCGGGGCGCGGGCTGGAATGTGATCAAGCTGGTCTGGGACCGCTCCTGGGACCCGCTGCTGGCGCAGGACCGCGACGGGGTCCTCGTCAACAAGTTGAACACCACCCCCGACGGCCAGTTCCAGACCTACGCGACCGAGACCGGCGCGTACATCCGGGAGCACTTCTTCGGCGGTGACCACCGGCTGCGCGCGATGGTCGGGGGCATGACCGACGAGCAGATCCTGCACCTGGGGCGCGGCGGCCACGACCACCGCAAGGTCTTCGCGGCGTTCCAGGCGGCCAAGGAGCACCGGGGCCAGCCGACGGTGGTGCTCGCCCAGACGGTCAAGGGGTGGACGCTCGGCCCCAACTTCGAGGGCCGCAACGCCACCCATCAGATGAAGAAACTGACGGTCGACGATCTGAAGGGCTTCAGGGACCGGCTGCATCTGCCGATCACCGACGCCCGGCTGGAGAGCGGCCCGCCGCCGTACTACCACCCGGGCCGGGGCTCGGAGGAGATCCAGTACATGCACGACCGCCGCCGGGCGCTGGGCGGCTATGTGCCCACCCGGGTGGTGCGGGCCCGGCCGCTGACGCTGCCGGGGGACACGGCGTACGCGGCGGTGCGCAAGGGCTCAGGGCAGCAGTCGATCGCCACGACCATGGCCTTTGTGCGGCTGCTGAAGGACCTGATGCGGGACAAGGGGATCGGCAGGCGGTTCGTCCTGATCGCGCCGGACGAGTACCGCACGTTCGGCATGGACTCCTTCTTTCCCAGCGCGAAGATCTACAACCCGCTGGGCCAGCAGTACGAGGCGGTGGACCGGGATCTGCTGCTCGCGTACAAGGAGTCCCCGACCGGGCAGATGCTGCACGACGGCATCTCCGAGGCCGGGTGCACGGCCTCGCTGATCGCGGCGGGCTCGTCGTACGCGACCCACGGCGAACATCTGATCCCGGTGTACGTCTTCTACTCGATGTTCGGTTTCCAGCGCACCGGTGACCAGTTCTGGCAGATGGCCGACCAGCTCGCGCGCGGGTTCGTCCTCGGGGCGACGGCGGGGCGGACCACGCTGACCGGGGAGGGGCTCCAGCACGCGGACGGCCACTCGCAGCTCCTGGCGTCGACCAACCCGGGGTGTGTCGCCTACGACCCGGCGTTCGGCTTCGAGATCGCGCACATCGTCAAGGACGGGCTGCGCCGGATGTACGGCGAGGCCCCGGAGGACGTCTTCTACTATCTGACGGTCTACAACGAGCCGATCCAGCACCCGGCCGAGCCGGCGGACGTGGACGTCGAGGGCATCCTCCGGGGCGTCCACCGCTTCCGCGCCGGGACGGCGGGCGCGGTGCCCGCGCAGATCCTGGCCTCGGGGGTGGCGGTGCCGTGGGCGCTGGAGGCGCAGCGGCTGCTCGCCGAGGAGTGGGACGTCCGGGCCGATGTCTGGTCGGCGACCTCGTGGAACGAGCTGCGGCGGGAGGCGGTGGCGGCCGAGGAGCACAATCTGCTCCACCCGGAGGAGGAGCAGCGCGTTCCGTATGTCACCCGGAAGCTCTCGGGGGCCGAGGGCCCGTTCGTCGCGGTGTCGGACTGGATGCGGTCGGTGCCGGACCAGATCTCCCGCTGGGTGCCGGGCCGCTGGACCTCGCTGGGCGCGGACGGCTTCGGGTTCGCGGACACCCGGGGGGCGGCCCGGCGCTTCTTCCACATCGACGCGCAGTCGATCGTGCTCGCGGTCCTCACCGAGCTGGCGCGGGACGGCAAGGTCGACCGTTCGGCGCTGAAGCAGGCGGTGGACCGCTACCGGCTGCTCGATGTGCGGGCGGCGGACCCGGGGGCGGCGGGCGGCGACGCCTGA
- a CDS encoding alpha/beta hydrolase, which produces MISFGPSPAPAVCRTALALVVVLLMLATTGWTAVRHSGTPRDPRAAQLAQWRTARVLGRPLPDADGPPARTAAFLASVGPAGRQGLARRFPLVVGNLNGAPAALRYRANRIALGRALGQERARLATAPLSPHGRRLALRRVHRLEALMRPGRQILAFDPAGRGRVAEVLGDLDRAERISVIVPGVDTHLLTFQRTSRRYSAPVGMAESLYAAERAAAPGTRTAVIAWADYTAPVGLGMDSVTGRLAEEGALRLTALADALPRRAGVALFCHSYGSVVCGLAARGLPARVTDIAVAGSPGMRASHVTELGARARVWATRDGDDWIGAVPHLEVGGLGHGEDPVAPEFGARVVSAAGAIGHSGYFEPGTESVVNFAAIGVGAYHGVSCAGADDTCRSDIHGEAAA; this is translated from the coding sequence GTGATTTCCTTCGGCCCCTCCCCCGCGCCCGCCGTCTGCCGTACCGCGCTGGCGCTCGTCGTGGTGCTGCTGATGCTGGCGACCACCGGCTGGACCGCCGTACGGCACAGCGGCACCCCGCGCGACCCTCGGGCGGCCCAGCTCGCGCAGTGGCGCACGGCACGGGTGCTGGGGCGGCCGCTGCCGGACGCCGACGGTCCGCCCGCGCGGACGGCGGCGTTCCTCGCCTCGGTGGGCCCGGCCGGGCGCCAGGGGCTGGCGCGGCGGTTCCCCCTGGTCGTGGGCAACCTCAACGGCGCGCCCGCGGCCCTGCGCTACCGCGCCAACCGGATCGCGCTGGGCCGTGCGCTGGGGCAGGAGCGCGCCCGGCTGGCGACCGCCCCGCTCAGCCCCCATGGACGCCGGCTCGCCCTGCGGCGGGTGCACCGGCTGGAGGCCCTGATGCGGCCCGGGCGGCAGATCCTCGCCTTCGACCCGGCGGGCCGGGGCCGGGTCGCCGAAGTCCTCGGCGACCTCGACCGGGCGGAGCGGATCTCCGTGATCGTCCCCGGTGTCGACACCCATCTCCTCACCTTCCAGCGCACCTCCCGCCGGTACTCCGCGCCGGTCGGGATGGCCGAGTCGCTGTACGCGGCGGAGCGGGCCGCCGCCCCCGGCACCCGTACCGCCGTCATCGCCTGGGCCGACTACACCGCGCCCGTCGGCCTCGGCATGGACTCGGTGACCGGGCGGCTCGCCGAGGAGGGCGCCCTGCGGCTGACGGCGCTGGCCGACGCGCTGCCCCGGCGGGCCGGTGTCGCGCTGTTCTGCCACAGCTACGGCTCGGTGGTCTGCGGGCTCGCCGCGCGCGGACTGCCCGCCCGGGTGACCGACATCGCGGTCGCGGGCAGCCCCGGTATGCGCGCGTCCCATGTCACCGAGCTGGGGGCCCGGGCCCGGGTGTGGGCGACCCGGGACGGCGACGACTGGATCGGGGCCGTCCCCCATCTGGAGGTCGGCGGACTCGGCCACGGCGAGGACCCCGTCGCACCCGAGTTCGGGGCACGGGTGGTGTCGGCCGCGGGAGCTATCGGCCACAGCGGCTATTTCGAGCCGGGTACGGAAAGTGTGGTGAACTTCGCCGCGATAGGGGTCGGTGCCTACCACGGAGTGAGCTGCGCGGGCGCCGACGACACCTGCCGCAGTGATATTCACGGCGAAGCAGCGGCCTGA
- a CDS encoding potassium channel family protein, with translation MTERTRLTRWESRTQTPLLLLAVAFAVAYAVPIVSPGARGWVLRLCAVTEWAVWGVFAVDYLVRLALARERWEFVRRHPLDLLAVTLPLLAPLRLLRVVSLLLLVGRRARMASQLTLTVYVGGSVIGLMMFGSLAVLEVERNAPGGNIRTLDDAVWWSFTTMTTVGYGDHAPTTGLGRVLAVGLMLSGIALLGVVTANIAAWFISRFEREDAAGRRQTELLEALTAEVRALREQVAVLSGPAPAPGAPAAPPGAAAPGTATPAPGAAAAGARLPRQGAGGADSVSSPRA, from the coding sequence ATGACGGAACGCACACGACTGACCCGCTGGGAGTCCCGGACCCAGACACCGCTGCTGCTGCTCGCGGTGGCCTTCGCGGTGGCGTACGCGGTCCCGATCGTCTCCCCCGGGGCGCGGGGCTGGGTGCTCCGGCTCTGCGCGGTCACGGAGTGGGCGGTCTGGGGCGTGTTCGCGGTGGACTATCTCGTACGGCTGGCGCTGGCCCGGGAGCGGTGGGAGTTCGTCCGGCGGCATCCGCTGGATCTGCTGGCGGTGACCCTGCCGCTGCTCGCCCCGCTGCGGCTGCTGCGGGTGGTCTCGCTCCTGCTGCTGGTGGGCCGCAGGGCCCGGATGGCCTCCCAGCTCACACTGACCGTGTATGTCGGCGGTTCGGTGATCGGGCTGATGATGTTCGGCTCGCTGGCGGTGCTGGAGGTGGAGCGGAACGCGCCCGGCGGCAATATCCGCACCCTCGATGACGCCGTGTGGTGGTCCTTCACCACGATGACGACGGTCGGGTACGGGGACCACGCCCCGACGACCGGCCTGGGGCGGGTGCTCGCGGTGGGGCTGATGCTGTCGGGGATCGCGCTGCTGGGTGTGGTGACCGCGAACATCGCGGCCTGGTTCATCTCCCGTTTCGAACGGGAGGACGCGGCGGGGCGGCGGCAGACGGAGCTGCTGGAGGCGCTGACGGCGGAGGTCCGGGCGCTGCGGGAGCAGGTGGCGGTGCTGTCGGGTCCGGCACCGGCACCGGGCGCCCCGGCCGCGCCCCCGGGTGCGGCGGCGCCGGGCACCGCGACCCCGGCCCCGGGTGCCGCGGCTGCGGGGGCGCGGCTGCCGCGGCAGGGGGCCGGGGGCGCGGATTCCGTCAGCTCTCCCAGAGCTTGA
- a CDS encoding HpcH/HpaI aldolase/citrate lyase family protein, whose translation MRHFGHLSPATREHLFHREPVEFTAESPARVLAAALGATLYSPATRPRLAADILKQAASGVVSMVLCLEDSIDDCEVALGEENLLRHFAELAGQPAEHPLLFVRVREPAQILDLATRLGPAVSRLSGFVLPKFTEERGIAFLEALTAAESATGQRLFAMPVLESPELLHRETRTETLAKIARTVDKYRHRVLALRLGVTDFCSAYGLRRTPDMTAYDVQIVASVIGDVVNVLGRSDGTGYTVTGPVWEYFRLQQRMFKPQLRRSPFMQLRAEDLRNSLIEDDIDGLLREIELDRANGLTGKTCIHPSHVLPVHALSVVSHEEYSDARDILRPERGGGGVMRSAYTNKMNEVKPHRAWAERTLLRAEVFGVAREEVGFVELLTAGRGPAG comes from the coding sequence ATGCGTCATTTCGGTCACCTTTCGCCTGCCACCCGTGAGCATCTCTTCCACCGGGAGCCCGTCGAGTTCACCGCCGAGTCCCCGGCCCGGGTGCTCGCGGCGGCGCTCGGGGCCACGCTCTACAGCCCCGCCACCCGGCCCAGACTCGCGGCCGACATCCTCAAGCAGGCGGCGAGCGGAGTGGTCTCGATGGTCCTCTGCCTGGAGGATTCCATCGACGACTGCGAGGTCGCGCTGGGCGAGGAGAATCTGCTGCGGCACTTCGCCGAGCTGGCCGGGCAGCCGGCCGAGCATCCGCTGCTCTTCGTCCGGGTCCGGGAGCCCGCCCAGATCCTGGACCTGGCCACCCGGCTCGGCCCCGCCGTCAGCAGACTGTCCGGTTTTGTACTTCCCAAATTCACCGAGGAACGCGGTATCGCCTTTCTGGAGGCGCTCACCGCGGCCGAGTCCGCCACCGGGCAGCGCCTCTTCGCCATGCCCGTCCTGGAGTCGCCTGAGCTGCTGCACCGGGAGACGCGGACCGAGACCCTGGCCAAGATCGCCCGTACCGTCGACAAGTACCGCCACCGGGTCCTCGCCCTCCGGCTGGGCGTCACCGACTTCTGCTCCGCCTACGGGCTGCGCCGTACGCCCGACATGACCGCGTACGACGTGCAGATCGTCGCCTCCGTCATCGGCGACGTCGTCAATGTCCTCGGCCGCTCCGACGGCACCGGCTACACCGTCACCGGACCGGTCTGGGAGTACTTCCGGCTCCAGCAGCGGATGTTCAAGCCCCAGCTGCGCCGCAGCCCGTTCATGCAGCTCCGCGCCGAGGATCTGCGCAACTCCCTCATCGAGGACGACATCGACGGGCTGCTGCGCGAGATCGAGCTGGACCGGGCCAACGGCCTCACCGGCAAGACCTGCATCCACCCCTCGCATGTGCTGCCCGTGCACGCGCTCTCCGTCGTCAGCCACGAGGAGTACAGCGACGCGCGGGACATCCTGCGGCCGGAGCGCGGCGGGGGCGGAGTGATGCGTTCCGCGTATACGAACAAGATGAACGAGGTGAAGCCCCACCGGGCCTGGGCCGAACGGACCCTGCTGCGCGCCGAGGTCTTCGGCGTGGCGCGGGAGGAGGTCGGGTTCGTGGAGCTGCTGACGGCGGGCCGGGGGCCTGCCGGATGA
- a CDS encoding peptidase inhibitor family I36 protein produces the protein MRPSAAAATAVPVAALLLALTAAPAPASPLPPLWRGECATGALCLWEREGFRGARQTHELYTTEIDSCVPLPPGTTAGSLANRAGRPVTTYQSGECEETGEFETYPGSGTWVPRSPYLIRAFKLWES, from the coding sequence ATGCGCCCATCCGCCGCCGCCGCGACCGCCGTCCCCGTCGCCGCCCTGCTGCTCGCCCTCACCGCCGCGCCCGCGCCCGCGTCCCCCCTGCCGCCGCTGTGGCGCGGGGAGTGCGCCACGGGGGCGCTCTGCCTCTGGGAGCGGGAGGGCTTCCGGGGCGCGCGGCAGACGCACGAGCTGTACACGACGGAGATCGACAGCTGTGTGCCGCTGCCGCCGGGCACCACGGCCGGTTCGCTCGCCAACCGCGCCGGACGCCCGGTCACCACATACCAGTCCGGGGAGTGCGAGGAGACGGGAGAGTTCGAGACCTACCCCGGCTCGGGCACCTGGGTGCCCCGTTCCCCGTATCTGATCCGGGCGTTCAAGCTCTGGGAGAGCTGA
- a CDS encoding TerD family protein: MTGMTHAMMKGSNVPLNATAVRAVLRWTPGPGVPDVDASALLLGPDARVRSDEDFVFYNQPRHPSGLVRRLSKKRVGELLTDAVEADLAALDASVDQVVLAASSDGDTFRHVRDLRIMLFDVSAADGEPLAVFDVTPETGEETAIICGELYRRRDTWKFRAVGQGYPTGLVGLATEFGISVDESGTEEADGAATAAGATGQPATEPVPAQGAAPPPLAPAPAYGYPQGAPEPPAHPPAQGPGPGAGPAQQRPGYGYPQPAPVFVPDPEFRLPPMGPQFIRP, translated from the coding sequence ATGACGGGCATGACGCACGCGATGATGAAGGGCTCGAACGTCCCGCTGAACGCCACGGCCGTCCGGGCCGTGCTGCGCTGGACGCCGGGGCCCGGAGTCCCGGACGTGGACGCGTCCGCGCTGCTGCTCGGCCCCGACGCCCGGGTGCGCTCGGACGAGGACTTCGTCTTCTACAACCAGCCGCGTCACCCCTCCGGGCTGGTGCGGCGGCTCTCCAAGAAACGGGTGGGCGAGCTGCTGACCGACGCGGTGGAGGCGGACCTCGCCGCGCTGGACGCCTCCGTCGACCAAGTGGTCCTGGCCGCGTCCTCCGACGGGGACACCTTCCGCCACGTCCGCGATCTGCGGATCATGCTCTTCGATGTCTCGGCCGCCGACGGTGAGCCGCTCGCGGTCTTCGATGTGACGCCCGAGACGGGCGAGGAGACGGCGATCATCTGCGGAGAGCTGTACCGGCGGCGGGACACCTGGAAATTCCGCGCGGTGGGGCAGGGCTATCCGACCGGTCTGGTAGGGCTCGCGACCGAGTTCGGGATCTCGGTGGACGAGTCCGGGACGGAGGAGGCGGACGGGGCGGCGACGGCGGCCGGGGCCACGGGGCAGCCCGCCACCGAACCCGTCCCCGCACAGGGCGCCGCCCCGCCGCCCCTGGCACCGGCACCCGCGTACGGCTATCCGCAGGGCGCTCCGGAGCCCCCCGCCCATCCGCCCGCCCAGGGGCCCGGTCCGGGGGCCGGGCCCGCGCAGCAGCGGCCCGGATACGGCTATCCGCAGCCCGCCCCGGTCTTCGTGCCCGATCCGGAATTCCGGCTGCCGCCGATGGGGCCGCAGTTCATACGGCCCTGA
- a CDS encoding TerD family protein, with the protein MGVSLSKGGNVSLTKAAPGLTAVIVGLGWDVRTTTGTDFDLDASALLANAEGKVTGDGNFVFFNNLKSPEGSVEHTGDNLTGAGEGDDEQIKVNLATVPADVDKIVFPVSIYEADGRQQSFGQVRNAFIRVVNQADGQELARYDLSEDASTETAMVFGELYRNGAEWKFRAIGQGYASGLRGIAQDFGVNV; encoded by the coding sequence GTGGGAGTCAGCCTCAGCAAGGGCGGCAACGTCTCGCTGACCAAGGCCGCGCCCGGTCTGACCGCCGTCATCGTGGGTCTGGGCTGGGACGTCCGTACCACCACCGGTACGGACTTCGACCTGGACGCGAGCGCGCTGCTGGCCAACGCCGAGGGCAAGGTCACCGGCGACGGTAACTTCGTCTTCTTCAACAACCTGAAGAGCCCCGAGGGCTCTGTCGAGCACACCGGTGACAACCTCACCGGTGCGGGCGAGGGTGACGACGAGCAGATCAAGGTCAACCTGGCGACGGTGCCCGCCGATGTGGACAAGATCGTCTTCCCGGTCTCGATCTACGAGGCGGACGGCCGCCAGCAGTCCTTCGGCCAGGTGCGCAACGCGTTCATCCGCGTGGTGAACCAGGCGGACGGCCAGGAGCTGGCCCGTTACGACCTGAGCGAGGACGCATCGACGGAGACCGCCATGGTCTTCGGCGAGCTGTACCGCAACGGCGCCGAGTGGAAGTTCCGGGCCATCGGCCAGGGCTACGCCTCGGGTCTGCGCGGCATCGCGCAGGACTTCGGCGTCAACGTCTGA
- a CDS encoding DUF475 domain-containing protein, with protein MVLKTFGWSFAVTALGLVAAVLYGGWTAFGVVAILSVLEISLSFDNAVVNAGILKKMNAFWQKIFLTIGILIAVFGMRLVFPVVIVAVSANLGLIEAVDLALNDKDKYQQLVTDAHPSIAAFGGMFLLMIFLDFVFEDREIKWLGWLERPLAKLGKVDMLSVCIALVILLISSMTFAKNAHQHGGGHADKAETVLLSGVAGLITYLIVGGLSGFFEGRLEAEEEREHEAEENARRSGKKVSAVAIGGKAAFFMFLYLEVLDASFSFDGVIGAFAITNDIVLMALGLGIGAMYVRSLTVYLVRQGTLDEYVYLEHGAHYAIGALSIILLITIQYEIHELITGFIGVALIGWSFWSSVRRNRALAAEEQALGEKAEPHSGAGV; from the coding sequence GTGGTTCTGAAAACCTTCGGCTGGTCGTTCGCGGTCACCGCGCTCGGACTGGTCGCGGCGGTCCTCTACGGCGGATGGACCGCGTTCGGGGTCGTCGCGATCCTGTCCGTCCTGGAGATCTCGCTCTCGTTCGACAACGCGGTGGTCAACGCCGGAATCCTGAAGAAGATGAATGCCTTCTGGCAGAAGATCTTCCTCACGATCGGCATTCTGATCGCCGTCTTCGGCATGCGGCTGGTCTTCCCCGTCGTCATCGTCGCCGTCAGCGCGAACCTCGGTCTGATCGAGGCCGTCGACCTCGCCCTCAACGACAAGGACAAGTACCAGCAGCTGGTGACCGACGCCCATCCGTCGATCGCCGCGTTCGGTGGCATGTTCCTGCTGATGATCTTCCTGGACTTCGTCTTCGAGGACCGGGAGATCAAGTGGCTCGGGTGGCTGGAGCGGCCGCTCGCCAAGCTGGGCAAGGTCGACATGCTGTCGGTCTGCATCGCCCTGGTGATACTGCTGATCAGCTCGATGACCTTCGCCAAGAACGCCCATCAGCACGGCGGCGGACACGCCGACAAGGCGGAGACGGTCCTGCTCTCCGGTGTCGCCGGTCTGATCACCTACCTCATCGTCGGCGGCCTCTCGGGCTTCTTCGAAGGCAGGCTGGAGGCGGAGGAGGAGCGCGAGCACGAGGCGGAGGAGAACGCCCGCCGGAGCGGAAAGAAGGTCTCCGCCGTCGCCATCGGCGGCAAGGCGGCGTTCTTCATGTTCCTCTACCTCGAAGTCCTCGACGCCTCCTTCTCCTTCGACGGGGTCATCGGCGCCTTCGCGATCACCAATGACATCGTCCTGATGGCCCTCGGCCTCGGCATCGGCGCCATGTATGTGCGGTCCCTCACCGTCTATCTGGTCCGCCAGGGCACCCTGGACGAGTACGTCTATCTGGAGCACGGCGCCCACTACGCCATCGGCGCGCTCTCGATCATCCTGCTGATCACCATCCAGTACGAGATCCATGAGCTGATCACCGGTTTCATCGGCGTGGCGCTGATCGGCTGGTCCTTCTGGTCCTCGGTGCGGCGCAATCGCGCCCTCGCCGCCGAGGAGCAGGCCCTCGGGGAAAAGGCTGAGCCACACTCCGGGGCCGGGGTGTGA
- a CDS encoding DUF3052 domain-containing protein — MSATADHAEERTNPAARLGFEPGQVVQEIGYDDDVDQDLRDGIESVIGQDLVDEDYDDVADVVVLWFRDEDGDLTDALVDAIGLLEDGGTIWLLTPKTGRDGYIEPSDIQDAAQTAGLSQARSISVAQDWSGTKLAAPRR, encoded by the coding sequence GTGAGCGCGACCGCGGACCACGCGGAGGAGCGGACCAACCCGGCAGCGAGGCTGGGGTTCGAGCCCGGACAGGTGGTCCAGGAGATCGGCTACGACGACGACGTCGACCAGGATCTCCGTGATGGCATCGAGTCCGTGATCGGCCAGGACCTCGTGGACGAGGATTACGACGACGTCGCCGACGTCGTCGTCCTCTGGTTCCGTGACGAGGACGGCGACCTGACGGACGCCCTGGTGGACGCCATCGGTCTGCTGGAGGACGGCGGCACCATCTGGCTGCTGACCCCGAAGACCGGCCGGGACGGCTACATCGAGCCCAGCGACATCCAGGACGCCGCGCAGACGGCGGGTCTCTCACAGGCCCGCAGCATCAGCGTGGCGCAGGACTGGTCCGGCACCAAGCTGGCGGCCCCCAGGCGCTAA